The genomic region GTCATGTAGTCCACCCCTTGCTGGGCGTGTTTCTCGATGACGTGCAGGAAGTCATCGGCGGTGAGGTTTTCCATGCGTCCGTAGACGCTTTCGAGCGCTTGATAGACCGGAACGGTACCGATGGGCACGGGGGAAGCGTTGATAATCGCCGTGCGAATTTCATCGAGGTTCCCCCCACCCGTGGACAGGTCCATCACCGTATCGGCGCCGTATTTGACCGCCAGGTTGAGTTTTTTAACTTCTTCGTCGATGTCCGACGAGTTCGGCGAGGCGCCGATGTTTGCATTGACTTTGCATTTAGAAGCAATCCCAATGCACATCGGTTCTAAGTTGACGTGGTTGATGTTGGCGGGAATAATCATCCGCCCCCGGGCGACTTCTTCCCGAATTAAATCGGCGGGAAGATTTTCGCGCTTCGCCACGTAGTCCATTTCTTCGGTGATGACCCCCTGGCGGGCGTAGTGCATTTGAGAGACGTTATCTTGAGCGCTCCGCTTGGCTACCCATTCTGCTCGCATATTCGTTTAACCTCAATTAACAGCTTCCCTCCGCTGGTATTACCCAGACTCAGGTACTAAGGGTCTGATCTCAGCCTCAACGGTCTAGGCACCCCTAGCTTGAAGAAGAATTGTAGCACTGTTAATTGGTTTTCGAGCGCTCCGAGTCGTTGACCCGAGGGGCTTATCGCCATTTTGAGGCGCGGGCGATCGCCGCGATCGCCCCCCGCTTCTGAGTCTCCATCCCGCTCCCTAAATTTATTAAGAAAGATTGCTCAAAATATCTGAATACCTGTTCAGGTGTTAGGATAATCTTCAAATCCACTATTTGGGAATCAACTCATGAGTACAGTTGCTCAAATGAAATGTGCTTGCGAATCCTGCTTGTGCGTCGTTTCGACGGATAAAGCGGTACAGAAAGACGGTAAATTTTACTGCTGTGAAGCCTGCGCCAACGGTCATCCGGACGGAAGTGGATGCGGTCATACGGGATGTGAGTGTCACGCTTAAATTATTCGCTGGTATTCGCTTCTACAGCACTCGGGCGTCTGATGAGATCCAGTGCCGATCCCTCTATCCCCCCTTCAGGGGGGATTTCGCGGGGAACGAGGAAAGGAGGAAAGTCCCCCTTTTTAAGGGGGATTTAGAGGGATCTAAATGTCTTGCATAACAAAGGAAAATGCTATATCGATCTTTCTTGTTGAGAAACGAGCGAATTATATCAAGAGAATAAGACAGAGTTTAATGGCTTTTTAGTTTCCTTTTTGCTAGATTTAAAAGCAGTACAAGCGGCGGAACTCATCGAACGAGTGTTCGCCGAAGATCGGATCTTTGAATCCATTTGTGGCGATTGGGATCGAGTTCAAGTCGAACTCGGATTAAAAAGTCGCGAGTCCTTACGCAAAAATAAAGAAACACAATTTCCTTTACTCGACGAACTCTTGACACTTCACAAGCAAGAGTCTGCCCCCCCCAAAAGATACGAAGGGGTTTGCGGTCAAGCAACAGAAAAATAAGAAAAAAGGCGGTAAGAAAAAGAGGAAGAAAAAATAACTCGTCGGCTTTCGGCTAAACTGACGATATAGCGATCGCCCCTTCGGATTCCATGACCTGTCAAACCTTGCGCCGTTTCTCCGTCACCCTGATTTCGATTTCCCTGTGCATTGTAGGCGGAGCGTCTACCCCCACGGGAGCCCGTGCGGTCCAGGGCGATCGCGCCGAACGAGGGATGGTCGTATCCGCACATCCGCTCGCCAGCGAGGCGGGGGTCGAAATACTCTCACAAGGGGGTAACGCGATCGATGCCGCCGTCGCGACCGCGTTAGCGATTTCTGTCGTCGAACCATTCTCCGCAGGGATCGGCGGCGGTGGCTTCCTGTTATTGCGCGAGGGGGACACCGGGGAAATTCGCGCCCTCGACTTTCGCGAACGGGCCCCCTTGGCAGCAACGTCGGACATGTATGTAGACGAGAACGGCGATCCGATCGAACGCGCCAGTTTGGACGGACACCGCGCCGTTGCCGTTCCCGGGACGATCGCCGGACTCGCCCGGGTACACGAGACTTACGGCGAACTGCCCTGGTCCACCGTGGTCGCCCCCGCGATTCGGTTGGCGCAAGACGGGTTTACCGTCAGCGATCGCCTCGCGAGTCGCGTCCGATCGCGCGAGGAGGTGCTGTTGAGTAATCCCGCAGCCCGCGCCATTTTCAGCCGGGACGGGGCACCCTATCGAGAGGGCGATCGCCTCGTCCAAGCGGATTTAGGCCGCACGTTGCGATCGATCGCCAGGGACCCGCAAAACTTTTATACAGGCGATATTGCCCGGGCGATCGCCTCGGATATGGCGGCGAATGGGGGCTTGATTTCCCGGGAAGACCTGCAAGCTTACGAACCGATCTGGCGATCTCCCGTGTGCGGCGACTGGCGGTCCGTTCGCATCTGTTCGATGCCGCCGCCGTCTTCCGGGGGCGTCCATTTACTGCAAATCCTTCATATTATTGGGGACTTGGACGCGCGATCGCTCGGCTGGCACCATCCCGACGTGCTGCATTTACTCGTGGAAGCGATGCGAGTGGCGTATGCAGACCGCGCCGAATACCTCGGCGATCCCGATTTTGTCGAAGTTCCCGTGGCGCGATTGATCGACCCGCGTTATGCAAGTTGGCGGCGATCGCAGATCGAGGGCGATCGCGTGCGGCGATCGGATCGCGTCGAAGCCGTAGACCCGCAAACCTTGCGGCGCCTGACTTCCGAATCTACCGATACAACCCACCTCACGGTGGTAGACGATCGCCGCACTGTCGTCAGCATGACCTTCACCATTAACGGCAACTTCGGTGCGGGAGTTGTCGCCGCCGGGACCGGAATCGTCCTCAACAACGAAATGGACGATTTCGCGATCGCTCCCGGGGTTCCTAATTTATACGGCTTGGTCGGCGACGAAGCCAACGCGATCGCCCCGCGCAAAACGCCGTTATCGAGCATGACTCCGGCGATCGTCACGGAAAATGGCGAATTTCGTATGGCTGCCGGATCTCCCGGCGGCAGCACGATTATTACGACGGTTTTGCAAATCTTATTTAATGTTTTAGTCTACGACATGGACGCCGAAAGTGCCGTCGCAGCACCCCGCTTGCACCATCAATGGCTACCCGATCGCTTGTGGGTGGAACGGTGGGGATTTGACGCGATGACG from Oxynema aestuarii AP17 harbors:
- a CDS encoding metallothionein, with the translated sequence MSTVAQMKCACESCLCVVSTDKAVQKDGKFYCCEACANGHPDGSGCGHTGCECHA
- the ggt gene encoding gamma-glutamyltransferase, translating into MTCQTLRRFSVTLISISLCIVGGASTPTGARAVQGDRAERGMVVSAHPLASEAGVEILSQGGNAIDAAVATALAISVVEPFSAGIGGGGFLLLREGDTGEIRALDFRERAPLAATSDMYVDENGDPIERASLDGHRAVAVPGTIAGLARVHETYGELPWSTVVAPAIRLAQDGFTVSDRLASRVRSREEVLLSNPAARAIFSRDGAPYREGDRLVQADLGRTLRSIARDPQNFYTGDIARAIASDMAANGGLISREDLQAYEPIWRSPVCGDWRSVRICSMPPPSSGGVHLLQILHIIGDLDARSLGWHHPDVLHLLVEAMRVAYADRAEYLGDPDFVEVPVARLIDPRYASWRRSQIEGDRVRRSDRVEAVDPQTLRRLTSESTDTTHLTVVDDRRTVVSMTFTINGNFGAGVVAAGTGIVLNNEMDDFAIAPGVPNLYGLVGDEANAIAPRKTPLSSMTPAIVTENGEFRMAAGSPGGSTIITTVLQILFNVLVYDMDAESAVAAPRLHHQWLPDRLWVERWGFDAMTLQELERRGHQIEELPGWGNANAIVLTEEGMLEGAADPRGEGAARGFSGLY